One Platichthys flesus chromosome 14, fPlaFle2.1, whole genome shotgun sequence genomic region harbors:
- the adhfe1 gene encoding hydroxyacid-oxoacid transhydrogenase, mitochondrial isoform X1, with the protein MAGRQRVVHLLQQLEHAACRCPAHSNTFHQGGGAASCTVRKTEYAFEMASSNIRYGGGVSQEIGMDLQNLGARNVCVMTDQNLSRLPPVKIVLESLLKNGVKFKVYDNVRVEPTDTSFKDAISFAKKHSFDVFVAVGGGSVIDTCKAANLYASHPDADFLDFVNAPIGKGKPVTGTLKPLIAVPTTAGTGSETTGVAIFDYEPLKAKTGIASRAIRPTLGIVDPMHTLSMPPRVAANSGFDVLCHALESYTALPYHQRTPCPPNPINRPAYQGSNPISDVWSRHALNVVAKYMKRSVRDAEDLEARSSMHLASVFAGIGFGNAGVHLCHGMSYPIAGNVKTHSAKGYSVEHPLVPHGLSVVLTSPAVFNFTAPMCPERHLEAAEILGADIRQVKRADAGAVLSDTLRQFLFELQVEDGLAAVGYSNEDIPALVKGTIPQERVTKLSPRSHSEDDLAELFEASMKLY; encoded by the exons ATGGCGGGGAGACAGCGGGTGGTCCACCTTCTGCAGCAGCTCGAGCACGCGGC TTGCAGATGTCCTGCTCACTCCAACACATTCCatcaag GTGGCGGAGCTGCGTCGTGCACCGTCCGCAAAACGGAATACGCCTTCGAG ATGGCGAGTTCCAACATCCGATACGGAGGAGGAGTCAGCCAGGAGATCGGCATG GACCTGCAGAACCTCGGAGCCCGGAACGTCTGTGTGATGACGGACCAGAACCTGTCCCGCCTCCCCCCCGTGAAGATCGTCCTGGAGTCGCTGCTGAAGAACGGAGTCAAGTTCAAAGTGTACGACAACGTGCGCGTGGAGCCGACCGACACCAG TTTTAAAGACGCCATCTCGTTCGCAAAAAAACACTCGTTCGACGTGTTTGTGGCagtgggggggggctctgtgaTTGACACCTGTAAAGCAGCCAACCTGTACGCCAGCCACCCCGACGCCGACTTCCTGGACTTCGTGAACGCTCCGATCGGGAAAGGGAAGCCGGTCACCGGGACCCTGAAGCCGCTCATCGCAG TTCCTACGACCGCGGGCACCGGCAGCGAGACCACCGGAGTCGCCATCTTCGACTACGAGCCTCTGAAAGCCAAAACCG GTATTGCCAGCAGAGCTATCAGACCCACGCTGGGGATCGTGGACCCGATGCACACGCTGAGCATGCCCCCCCGAGTCGCCGCCAACAGCGGCTTCGACGTCCTCTG TCACGCTCTGGAGTCGTACACTGCCCTGCCCTACCACCAGAGGACCCCCTGCCCCCCCAACCCCATCAACCGGCCCGCCTACCAAGGCAGTAACCCAATCAGTGACGTCTGGTCCCGCCACGCCCTCAACGTGGTGGCCAAGTACATGAAGCG ATCTGTGCGGGACGCTGAAGACCTGGAGGCTCGGTCCAGCATGCACCTGGCCAGTGTGTTCGCTGGAATCGGCTTCGGAAACGCTGGAGTTCATCTGTG tcacGGTATGTCGTATCCGATCGCTGGAAACGTAAAGACTCACTCAGCGAAGGGTTACAGCGTGGAGCACCCCCTGGTG cctcACGGTCTCTCTGTCGTTCTCACGTCTCCGGCAGTCTTCAACTTCACGGCCCCAATGTGTCCAGAGCGCCACCTGGAGGCTGCAGAGATCCTCG gtgcaGATATCCGGCAGGTGAAGCGGGCCGATGCGGGGGCGGTTCTGTCCGACACGCTGCGTCAGTTCCTGTTcgagctgcaggtggaggacgGACTTGCTGCTGTCGGATACAGTAACGAGGACATCCCAGCTCTGGTGAAAGGAACGATCCCTCAG gaGCGAGTGACCAAGCTGTCTCCCAGGAGTCACAGCGAGGACGACCTGGCCGAGCTGTTCGAAGCCTCCATGAAGCTCTACTGA
- the adhfe1 gene encoding hydroxyacid-oxoacid transhydrogenase, mitochondrial isoform X2 → MAGRQRVVHLLQQLEHAACRCPAHSNTFHQGGGAASCTVRKTEYAFEMASSNIRYGGGVSQEIGMDLQNLGARNVCVMTDQNLSRLPPVKIVLESLLKNGVKFKVYDNVRVEPTDTSFKDAISFAKKHSFDVFVAVGGGSVIDTCKAANLYASHPDADFLDFVNAPIGKGKPVTGTLKPLIAVPTTAGTGSETTGVAIFDYEPLKAKTGIASRAIRPTLGIVDPMHTLSMPPRVAANSGFDVLCHGMSYPIAGNVKTHSAKGYSVEHPLVPHGLSVVLTSPAVFNFTAPMCPERHLEAAEILGADIRQVKRADAGAVLSDTLRQFLFELQVEDGLAAVGYSNEDIPALVKGTIPQERVTKLSPRSHSEDDLAELFEASMKLY, encoded by the exons ATGGCGGGGAGACAGCGGGTGGTCCACCTTCTGCAGCAGCTCGAGCACGCGGC TTGCAGATGTCCTGCTCACTCCAACACATTCCatcaag GTGGCGGAGCTGCGTCGTGCACCGTCCGCAAAACGGAATACGCCTTCGAG ATGGCGAGTTCCAACATCCGATACGGAGGAGGAGTCAGCCAGGAGATCGGCATG GACCTGCAGAACCTCGGAGCCCGGAACGTCTGTGTGATGACGGACCAGAACCTGTCCCGCCTCCCCCCCGTGAAGATCGTCCTGGAGTCGCTGCTGAAGAACGGAGTCAAGTTCAAAGTGTACGACAACGTGCGCGTGGAGCCGACCGACACCAG TTTTAAAGACGCCATCTCGTTCGCAAAAAAACACTCGTTCGACGTGTTTGTGGCagtgggggggggctctgtgaTTGACACCTGTAAAGCAGCCAACCTGTACGCCAGCCACCCCGACGCCGACTTCCTGGACTTCGTGAACGCTCCGATCGGGAAAGGGAAGCCGGTCACCGGGACCCTGAAGCCGCTCATCGCAG TTCCTACGACCGCGGGCACCGGCAGCGAGACCACCGGAGTCGCCATCTTCGACTACGAGCCTCTGAAAGCCAAAACCG GTATTGCCAGCAGAGCTATCAGACCCACGCTGGGGATCGTGGACCCGATGCACACGCTGAGCATGCCCCCCCGAGTCGCCGCCAACAGCGGCTTCGACGTCCTCTG tcacGGTATGTCGTATCCGATCGCTGGAAACGTAAAGACTCACTCAGCGAAGGGTTACAGCGTGGAGCACCCCCTGGTG cctcACGGTCTCTCTGTCGTTCTCACGTCTCCGGCAGTCTTCAACTTCACGGCCCCAATGTGTCCAGAGCGCCACCTGGAGGCTGCAGAGATCCTCG gtgcaGATATCCGGCAGGTGAAGCGGGCCGATGCGGGGGCGGTTCTGTCCGACACGCTGCGTCAGTTCCTGTTcgagctgcaggtggaggacgGACTTGCTGCTGTCGGATACAGTAACGAGGACATCCCAGCTCTGGTGAAAGGAACGATCCCTCAG gaGCGAGTGACCAAGCTGTCTCCCAGGAGTCACAGCGAGGACGACCTGGCCGAGCTGTTCGAAGCCTCCATGAAGCTCTACTGA
- the LOC133968204 gene encoding corticoliberin-like, with protein MKLIVLLCVVALISVDCRPAVAPPSHRRPLLSQPLLLHLGEEFSLQLAGGSSSSSVNQALLELTQRPLQAGGKEKRLEEPPISLDLTFHLLREVLQMARAEQIAQQADSNRRMMDALGR; from the coding sequence ATGAAgctgattgtgttgttgtgcgtcGTCGCTCTGATCTCGGTTGATTGTCGACCTGCCGTGGCTCCTCCCTCCCACCGTCGGCCCCTCCTCTCCCAgccgctgctgctccacctgggGGAGGAGTTTTCCCTGCAGCTGGCGggaggctcctcctcttcatcagtgaACCAGGCTCTGCTGGAGCTgacacagcgccccctgcaggccggggggaaggagaagaggctggaggaACCCCCCATCTCCCTGGACCTGACGTTCCACCTGCTCAGGGAGGTTCTGCAGATGGCGAGGGCCGAGCAGATCGCCCAGCAGGCCGACAGCAACCGCAGGATGATGGACGCCCTGGGGAGATAG
- the LOC133968202 gene encoding E3 ubiquitin-protein ligase TRIM63-like, whose amino-acid sequence MESLEKQLICPICLETFTKPVVILPCQHNLCRKCANDVFQASNPYLSTRSGSTVTSGGRFRCPSCRHEVVLDRHGVYGLQRNLLVENIIDMYKQDSSSKPSPVVKVDQPMCVDHEDERINIYCVSCSAPTCSLCKVFGAHKDCEVAPLETVFTAQKAELTDCISVLVGNNERIQAIIGHLEETCRSVYENGSRQKSKVCETFDHLFALLEEKKGEMTLRISSEQEDRLDNIRGLRRKYSEHMDAAARLLENAIQTLDQSEMAVFLQTSRPLLQKIVEGTNTSHLDKLQHGYDNMELFTANIKLQRQALSNIAFIRADEEDEEDEIRVTSPGSRAELQPLAANQQPPLPPAQLSAPTPQRPSETTPTITSPTRNPTPSSSSQTTPHLPPPTASPTPQVESDQNESSDGQRHVFSFSWLNQK is encoded by the exons ATGGAGAGTCTGGAGAAGCAGCTCATCTGTCCCATCTGTCTGGAGACGTTCACCAAGCCGGTGGTCATCCTGCCCTGCCAACACAACCTCTGTCGCAAGTGTGCCAACGACGTCTTCCAG gcGTCCAATCCCTACCTGTCGACGAGGAGCGGCTCGACGGTGACATCAGGAGGTCGTTTCCGCTGCCCGTCCTGTCGCCATGAGGTGGTGCTGGACCGACACGGTGTCTACGGACTGCAGAGGAACCTGCTGGTGGAGAACATCATCGACATGTACAAACAGGACAGCAGCag taaaCCGTCCCCTGTGGTGAAGGTCGATCAGCCGATGTGTGTTGATCATGAGGATGAAAGAATCAACATTTACTGTGTGAGCTGCAGCGCCCCCACCTGTTCACTGTGTAAAGTGTTCGGAGCGCACAAAGACTGTGAGGTGGCGCCACTTGAAACCGTCTTCACCGCACAAAAG gcgGAGTTGACTGACTGTATCTCCGTGCTCGTTGGGAATAACGAGAGGATCCAGGCGATCATCGGTCACCTGGAGGAAACCTGCAGATCTGTTTAT GAGAACGGCAGCAGACAGAAGTCGAAGGTGTGTGAAACATTTGATCACCTGTTCGCtctcctggaggagaagaaaggtgAGATGACTCTGAGGATCAGCTCTGAACAGGAAGACAGACTCGACAACATCCGAGGTCTGAGGAGGAAGTACAGCGAGCACATGGACGCTGCCGCCCGGCTGCTGGAGAACGCCATCCAGACGCTGGACCAGTCGGAGATGGCCGTGTTCCTGCAG ACATCCAGACCTCTGCTACAGAA GATCGTGGAGGGGACCAACACGTCTCACCTGGATAAACTCCAACACGGATACGACAACATGGAACTCTTCACTGCTAACATTAAACTTCAGAGACAAGCGCTGAGCAACATTGCCTTCATCAGAG ctgatgaagaagatgaagaagatgagatCAGAGTGACGTCACCGGGGAGTCGAGCTGAGTTGCAGCCGCttgcagccaatcagcagcctcctcttccacctgcACAGCTCTCAGCCCCCACCCCTCAGAGACCCTCAGAGACCACACCCACGATCACGTCACCTACAAGAAACCCCACCCCTTCGTCTTCCAGTCAGACCACGCCCCATCTACCCCCGCCCACTGCCAGCCCCACCCCCCAG gtggagtctGATCAGAACGAGTCGAGCGACGGCCAGAGACACGTGTTCTCCTTCAGCTGGCTCAACCAGAAGTGA
- the LOC133968203 gene encoding dnaJ homolog subfamily C member 5-like → MSEARQRTLSTSGESLYQILDLERGCSHDDIKKSYRKLALRYHPDKNPENPDAAEKFKELNSAHAVLSDLSKRNIYDSYGSLGLYVAQQFGEDNVNTYFMLSTWWAKGVFVVCGVLTGCYCCCCLCCCCNCCCGKLHPPLAGEGAEPDYISPDDLEEEIRNDPDTSETTGNDETPIVQQPTNAGEKTQLITDGHRRYGDTFT, encoded by the exons ATGTCTGAGGCGAGGCAGCGAACTCTGTCCACCTCAGGCGAGTCTCTTTATCAGATCCTGGATCTGGAGAGGGGCTGCAGCCATGATGATATCAAGAAGTCCTACAG GAAACTGGCGCTGCGCTACCATCCTGATAAGAACCCAGAGAACCCGGACGCTGCTGAGAAGTTCAAGGAGCTGAACAGCGCTCACGCCGTCCTGTCCGACCTCAGCAAGAGGAACATCTACGACTCGTACGGGTCTCTGGGACTCTACGTGGCCCAGCAGTTCGGAGAGGACAACGTCAACACCTATTTCATGTTGTCCACCTGGTGGGCTAAG ggtgtGTTCGTGGTGTGTGGCGTCCTGACCGgatgttactgctgctgctgcctctgctgctgctgcaactgcTGCTGCGGAAAACTCCACCCCCCACTGGCCGgggagggggcggagcctgacTACATCTCCCCTGACGACCTCGAGGAAGAGATACGCAACGACCCTGACACTAGTgagacaacaggaa atgATGAGACTCCGATCGTTCAACAGCCGACAAACGCCGGAGAGAAAACTCAGCTGATCACTGACGGACACCGAAGATACGGAGACACCTTCACAtga
- the slc4a2a gene encoding anion exchange protein 2a: MDSLDMNSGHSEVFVELNELMIDRNQELQWRETARWIKFEEEVEEETERWGPPHVASLSFRSLLELRRTISHGAVLLDLKQRTLPDIAQQVAEQMVISDQIRAEDRTSVLRALLLRHSHPSDEKDHSSFSRNISAANMAALIDKHSGQSELPQKLTNHKEADPEKTKREAPPLCQPRSKHEAKLMEKIPERAEATVVLVGSVSFLDQPSMVFVRLQEAVLLESVLEVPVPVRFLFLLLGPPVPNVDYHQIGRSISTLMSDKHFHEAAYQADDRQDLLTAINHFLDCSVVLPPSEVDGDELLHSVARFQREMLQKREEEQGSKLQEKPSMLQLHEDSLVPSKPSEEPLRRSGRLFGGLVQDMARRYPQYLSDLRDALNPQCMAAIIFIYFAALSPAITFGGLLGEKTEGLMGVSELIVATAMQGIVFSVLGAQPLLVIGFSGPLLVFEEAFFTFCKSNGIEYLTGRVWIGFWLVLLVLLTVAFEGSILVRFVSRFTQEIFSFLISLIFIYETFAKTIKIFQEHPLKNCYHGNNTASPFFCNYTTAAGNTGKVVGEPNTALLSLLLMAGTYFIAFYLRKFKNSSFFPGRLRRIIGDFGVPIAILIMVLVDYSAEDTYTQKLSVPSGFSVSSPEKRGWMISPLGSDGQFPIWMMGASILPAILVFILIFMESQITALIVSKKERMLVKGTGFHLDLLIIVVVGGISALFGLPWLSAATVRSVTHTNALTVMSKAVAPGDRPRIQEVKEQRVTGFLVAVLVGLSIVIGEVLRQIPLAVLFGIFLYMGVMSLNGIQLTERLILLLMPSKYHPNQSYVRKVRTLRMHMFTIVQLTCLSLLWVVMATAAALAFPFVLLLTIPVRTLLLPRVFTRRELQSLDADDMEEKDGQDEDSQLQGPV; the protein is encoded by the exons ATGGACAGTTTGGACATGAACAGTGGACACTCTGAG gtgtttgtgGAGCTGAACGAGCTGATGATTGACAGGAACCAGGAGCTGCAGTGGAGGGAGACCGCTCGCTGGATCAAgtttgaggaggaggtggaggaggagacggagcgCTGGGGTCCACCTCACGTCGCCTCGCTCTCCTTCCGCTCGCTGCTCGAGCTCCGAAGAACCATCTCCCATG GGGCGGTGCTTCTGGACCTGAAGCAGAGGACGCTGCCGGACATCGCCCAGCAGGTGGCGGAGCAGATGGTgatctcagatcagatcagagctGAGGATCGGACCAGTGTCCTGAGAGCTCTGCTGCTCCGACACAG TCATCCCAGTGATGAGAAAGATCACAGCTCGTTCAGCAGGAACATCTCTGCTGCCAACATGGCCGCCCTGATTGACAAACACAGTGGCCAATCAGAGCTCCCCCAGaaactgaccaatcacaaagAGGCTGACCCAGAGAAGACCAAG AGAGAAGCCCCGCCCCTCTGTCAACCCAGATCCAAACATGAAGCAAAGCTGATGGAGAAGATCCCAGAGAGAGCTGAGGCCACCGTGGTTCTCGTGG GCAGCGTGAGCTTCCTGGATCAGCCCTCCATGGTGTTTGTGCGGCTGCAGGAGGCGGTCCTGCTCGAGTCTGTTCTGGAAGTCCCCGTCCCTGTGAGGTTCCTCTTCTTGCTGCTGGGCCCACCCGTCCCTAACGTCGACTATCACCAGATCGGACGCTCCATCTCCACCCTTATGTCCGACAAG CACTTCCATGAGGCAGCGTACCAGGCTGATGACCGGCAGGATCTGCTGACCGCCATCAACCACTTCCTGGACTGCAGCGTGGTCCTGCCGCCCTCGGAGGTCGATGGGGATGAGCTGCTCCACTCTGTCGCTCGCTTCCAAAGAGAGATGCTccaaaagagggaggaggagcagggcagcaagctgcaggagaaaccGTCGATGCTTCAGCTGCATGAAG ATTCCCTGGTTCCCTCCAAACCCAGCGAGGAGCCCCTGAGGCGATCGGGGCGTCTGTTTGGAGGTCTGGTCCAGGACATGGCTCGACGTTACCCTCAgtacctcagtgacctcagaGATGCTCTGAACCCTCAGTGCATGGCCgccatcatcttcatctactTTGCTGCCCTGTCACCTGCCATCACCTTCGGTGGACTGTTGG GTGAGAAAACCGAGGGTCTGATGGGCGTGTCGGAGCTGATTGTTGCCACAGCCATGCAGGGCATCGTGTTCAGCGTGTTGGGCGCTCAGCCTCTGCTGGTGATCGGCTTCTCtggaccactgctggtgtttgAAGAGGCCTTCTTCACT TTTTGTAAAAGCAATGGGATCGAGTACTTGACGGGCCGGGTGTGGATCGGGTTCTGGCTGGTGCTACTGGTTCTCCTCACTGTGGCCTTTGAGGGAAGCATCCTTGTTCGCTTTGTCTCCCGCTTCACTCAGGAGATTTTCTCCTTCCTCATTTCCCTCATTTTCATCTACGAGACCTTCGCCAAGACGATCAAG ATCTTTCAGGAGCATCCTCTCAAAaactgttaccatggaaacaacACAGCATCTCCATTTTTCTGCAACTACACAACTGCTGCTGGGAATACTGGGAAGGTTGTGGGAGAGCCCAACACCGCCCTGCTGTCGTTACTGCTCATGGCGGGAACGTATTTCATCGCTTTCTACCTCCGCAAGTTCAAGAACAGCTCCTTCTTCCCCGGCAGG CTCCGTAGGATCATCGGAGACTTTGGGGTACCCATTGCTATCCTCATCATGGTGTTGGTGGACTACAGTGCGGAGGACACCTACACCCAG AAGCTCAGTGTGCCCAGTGGATTCTCTGTCTCCAGTCCAGAGAAGCGTGGTTGGATGATTTCTCCTTTGGGATCGGACGGGCAGTTCCCCATTTGGATGATGGGTGCAAGCATTCTGCCGGCcatcctcgtcttcatcctcatcttcatggAGTCCCAGATCACAGC ACTGATTGTCAGTAAAAAGGAGAGGATGCTGGTGAAGGGAACTGGTTTTCACCTGGACCTCCTCATCATCGTGGTGGTGGGTGGAATCTCAGCTCTGTTTGGTTTGCCTTGGCTGTCAGCTGCGACAGTTCGGTCCGTCACCCACACCAACGCCCTCACCGTCATGAGCAAAGCTGTGGCCCCTGGCGACAGGCCCCGCATCcaggaagtgaaggagcagAGGGTGACTGGCTTCCTGGTGGCTGTGTTAGTGG GTCTGTCCATCGTGATCGGAGAGGTTCTGCGTCAGATCCCTCTAGCGGTGCTTTTTGGGATCTTCCTCTACATGGGTGTGATGTCCCTGAACGGGATCCAGCTCACCGAGAGGctcatcctgctgctgatgCCCTCAAAGTACCACCCGAATCAAAGCTACGTCCGCAAG GTACGGACGTTAAGAATGCACATGTTCACTATCGTCCagctgacctgtctgtctctgctgtgggTGGTCATGGCCACGGCAGCAGCACTAGCTTTCCCCTTCGTGCTGCTGCTGACGATTCCTGTGAggacgctgctgctgcctcgTGTGTTCACCCGCAGGGAGCTGCAGAGC ctggatgCTGACGACATGGAGGAGAAGGACGGGCAGGACGAGGACTCACAGCTGCAGGGGCCCGTGTGA
- the ttc19 gene encoding tetratricopeptide repeat protein 19, mitochondrial isoform X2, with translation MAASCVRRAVVLTLVRSRCSAAGGSSSVAGKRSAFWVNIKHVEGRGRGGGGGRAALWATVAFSLFRSDEDKRDEAQRKDDEMILLLKKAKLSVYRDQLQAASGFLHQAVALAHQTGNQQALIYTYSMMANLAYVQGQLDNAEKLFKAAMSFMLSGGTPQDDNAFIEMSLKLASIYAEQNKAELAEHGFRFCSESLEDKLQKSIDLKAEEQTEEEEALRKETRLLLGLCLDSRARYRASTWRLDAARQDYEKALTICRQEQGETHPQTLVLMNDLGTILDLQGLHEDALALVQQAVDLSRSAGHPDQHVLLGNMAGILLHKGQLDDSVRFYQEALGLARQAGDQEAVEQIQEGLKEVKKKREQGTKEEQDAAED, from the exons ATGGCGGCCTCCTGTGTGCGTCGCGCTGTGGTTCTGACCCTGGTCAGGTCCAGATGCTCAGCAGCTGGAGGCAG cagctctgtggcagGAAAACGCTCGGCCTTCTGGGTAAACATAAAACACGttgagggaagaggaagaggaggaggaggaggaagagcagctctgTGGGCAACAGTTG ctttcTCTCTGTTCAGGTCTGATGAAGACAAACGAGATGAAGCTCAGAGAAAAGACGatgagatgattctgctgctgaAGAAAGCCAAG cTCAGTGTGTATCGGGAtcagcttcaagcagcttcagGTTTCCTCCATCAGGCCGTCGCTCTGGCTCATCAGACTGGAAACCAGCAGGCCCTCATCTACACCTACAGCATG aTGGCGAACCTGGCCTACGTGCAGGGTCAGCTAGACAAC GCAGAAAAACTGTTCAAAGCTGCGATGAGCTTCATGTTGTCAGGAGGAACaccacag gatgATAACGCCTTCATCGAGATGTCTCTGAAGCTAGCCTCCATCTACGCTGAGCAGAACAA GGCGGAGCTTGCTGAACATGGCTTCAGGTTCTGTTCGGAGTCTCTTGAGGACAAACTGCAGAAAAGCATCGACCTGAaagcagaggaacagacag aggaggaggaggcgctgagAAAAGAGACCCGCCTTCTTCTCGGACTCTGTCTGGACTCTCGAGCTCGATACCGAGCGTCCACGTGGCGCCTGGACGCGGCGAGACAGGACTACGAGAAGGCACTGACCATCTGCCGCCAGGAGCAGGGAGAGACACACCCACAG ACTCTGGTGCTGATGAACGACTTGGGCACCATCCTGGATCTGCAGGGTTTGCATGAGGACGCCCTGGCCCTGGTCCAACAGGCTGTGGATCTGAGCAGGTCTGCGGGACACCCGGACCAACATGTCCTGCTGGGAAACATGGCCGGCATTCTGCTGCACAAAG GGCAGCTGGACGACTCGGTGCGGTTCTACCAGGAGGCTCTGGGTCTGGCCCGGCAAGCCGGAGATCAGGAGGCcgtggaacagatccaggagggactgaaggaggtgaagaagaagagggagcaggggacaaaggaggagcaggacgctGCAGAGGACTGA
- the ttc19 gene encoding tetratricopeptide repeat protein 19, mitochondrial isoform X1: MAASCVRRAVVLTLVRSRCSAAGGSSSSVAGKRSAFWVNIKHVEGRGRGGGGGRAALWATVAFSLFRSDEDKRDEAQRKDDEMILLLKKAKLSVYRDQLQAASGFLHQAVALAHQTGNQQALIYTYSMMANLAYVQGQLDNAEKLFKAAMSFMLSGGTPQDDNAFIEMSLKLASIYAEQNKAELAEHGFRFCSESLEDKLQKSIDLKAEEQTEEEEALRKETRLLLGLCLDSRARYRASTWRLDAARQDYEKALTICRQEQGETHPQTLVLMNDLGTILDLQGLHEDALALVQQAVDLSRSAGHPDQHVLLGNMAGILLHKGQLDDSVRFYQEALGLARQAGDQEAVEQIQEGLKEVKKKREQGTKEEQDAAED; encoded by the exons ATGGCGGCCTCCTGTGTGCGTCGCGCTGTGGTTCTGACCCTGGTCAGGTCCAGATGCTCAGCAGCTGGAGGCAG cagcagctctgtggcagGAAAACGCTCGGCCTTCTGGGTAAACATAAAACACGttgagggaagaggaagaggaggaggaggaggaagagcagctctgTGGGCAACAGTTG ctttcTCTCTGTTCAGGTCTGATGAAGACAAACGAGATGAAGCTCAGAGAAAAGACGatgagatgattctgctgctgaAGAAAGCCAAG cTCAGTGTGTATCGGGAtcagcttcaagcagcttcagGTTTCCTCCATCAGGCCGTCGCTCTGGCTCATCAGACTGGAAACCAGCAGGCCCTCATCTACACCTACAGCATG aTGGCGAACCTGGCCTACGTGCAGGGTCAGCTAGACAAC GCAGAAAAACTGTTCAAAGCTGCGATGAGCTTCATGTTGTCAGGAGGAACaccacag gatgATAACGCCTTCATCGAGATGTCTCTGAAGCTAGCCTCCATCTACGCTGAGCAGAACAA GGCGGAGCTTGCTGAACATGGCTTCAGGTTCTGTTCGGAGTCTCTTGAGGACAAACTGCAGAAAAGCATCGACCTGAaagcagaggaacagacag aggaggaggaggcgctgagAAAAGAGACCCGCCTTCTTCTCGGACTCTGTCTGGACTCTCGAGCTCGATACCGAGCGTCCACGTGGCGCCTGGACGCGGCGAGACAGGACTACGAGAAGGCACTGACCATCTGCCGCCAGGAGCAGGGAGAGACACACCCACAG ACTCTGGTGCTGATGAACGACTTGGGCACCATCCTGGATCTGCAGGGTTTGCATGAGGACGCCCTGGCCCTGGTCCAACAGGCTGTGGATCTGAGCAGGTCTGCGGGACACCCGGACCAACATGTCCTGCTGGGAAACATGGCCGGCATTCTGCTGCACAAAG GGCAGCTGGACGACTCGGTGCGGTTCTACCAGGAGGCTCTGGGTCTGGCCCGGCAAGCCGGAGATCAGGAGGCcgtggaacagatccaggagggactgaaggaggtgaagaagaagagggagcaggggacaaaggaggagcaggacgctGCAGAGGACTGA